The following are encoded together in the Vibrio splendidus genome:
- a CDS encoding DUF4250 domain-containing protein: MNLANFEKMDPVMLMSIVNMKLRDDFGGDLDRVVNFYEIDKAALIAKLASAGFEFLPEAKQFR, translated from the coding sequence ATGAACCTCGCTAATTTTGAAAAGATGGACCCTGTGATGTTGATGAGCATCGTCAACATGAAGTTACGTGACGACTTCGGTGGTGACTTGGATCGAGTGGTCAACTTCTACGAAATCGACAAAGCAGCATTGATCGCTAAACTTGCGTCTGCTGGTTTTGAGTTCCTTCCAGAAGCCAAACAGTTTCGATAG